One Candidatus Auribacterota bacterium genomic window carries:
- a CDS encoding pyridoxal-phosphate dependent enzyme: protein MIDLTIDKKKLERSVQRCKERNIIIPTFKEQRNPESVPDRIKQRLKKIGLWDFESTNLFRITWKNEPVPKGGLFDGVNYLELPKELTGTDARIICLVGKWFPTGAHKVGASFGCLVPRLVTGQFDPTSQKAVWPSTGNYCRGGAYDSHLLGCESIAILPEGMSKERFEWLKQVAGEVIATPGCESNVKEIYDKCWELRKTRKDSIVIFNQFDEMGNHLWHYEITGHAMEEVLRKEMKKADRYAGVVLTTGSAGTIGCGDYLKKLFPTSKIAAGEAWQCPTLLLNGFGGHRIEGIGDKHVPWIHNVRNTDMVIAADDENCMNIIRLFNEPVGRKYLQKQGLPKELTDKLDLIGISGVGNILCSIKFAKYYELTERDIVLTVLTDSMELYGSRIMELREQFGEYTELDAARDYHRYLMALTTDRMIELSFYDRKRVHNLKYYTWIEQQGRELSELNDQWYRFPEYWEEVHAQVDQIDELITEFNERTGLLKIL, encoded by the coding sequence ATGATTGATCTGACGATTGACAAAAAGAAGCTCGAACGGTCAGTTCAGAGGTGCAAGGAGCGCAACATCATCATTCCCACCTTCAAGGAGCAGAGGAACCCCGAATCTGTACCGGACAGAATAAAACAGCGGCTGAAGAAAATCGGTCTCTGGGATTTCGAATCGACCAATCTCTTCAGGATCACCTGGAAAAACGAGCCAGTCCCGAAGGGCGGGCTCTTCGATGGCGTGAACTACCTGGAGCTCCCCAAAGAGCTCACCGGCACCGACGCCAGAATTATCTGCCTCGTCGGCAAGTGGTTCCCCACCGGCGCGCACAAGGTGGGGGCGAGCTTCGGCTGTCTCGTCCCAAGGCTCGTCACGGGGCAGTTCGACCCGACATCACAGAAAGCGGTCTGGCCGTCCACCGGTAACTACTGCCGTGGAGGCGCCTACGACTCACACCTGCTCGGCTGCGAATCCATCGCCATCCTCCCCGAAGGGATGAGCAAGGAGCGGTTCGAGTGGCTGAAGCAGGTGGCGGGCGAGGTCATTGCCACCCCCGGCTGCGAGTCCAACGTGAAGGAGATCTATGACAAGTGCTGGGAGCTCCGCAAGACCCGGAAGGACAGCATTGTCATCTTCAACCAGTTCGACGAGATGGGCAACCACCTCTGGCACTATGAGATTACCGGTCACGCGATGGAAGAGGTGCTGAGAAAGGAAATGAAGAAGGCCGACCGGTACGCGGGCGTCGTCCTCACCACCGGAAGCGCGGGAACCATCGGGTGCGGCGATTACTTGAAGAAGTTATTTCCCACGAGCAAGATCGCCGCGGGCGAGGCGTGGCAGTGCCCGACGCTCCTGCTCAACGGCTTCGGCGGCCACCGGATCGAGGGGATCGGCGACAAGCATGTCCCGTGGATACACAATGTGCGCAATACCGACATGGTGATCGCCGCGGATGACGAGAACTGCATGAACATCATCCGCCTCTTCAATGAGCCCGTCGGGAGAAAGTACCTCCAGAAGCAGGGATTGCCAAAAGAACTGACCGACAAACTGGATCTGATCGGCATCTCCGGCGTGGGGAACATCCTCTGCTCGATCAAGTTCGCCAAGTACTACGAACTCACGGAGAGGGATATCGTTCTCACGGTGCTCACCGACTCGATGGAGCTCTACGGCAGCCGCATCATGGAGCTCCGAGAGCAGTTCGGGGAGTACACGGAACTCGATGCCGCCAGGGATTACCACCGCTACCTCATGGCGCTCACGACTGACAGGATGATCGAGCTCTCCTTCTACGACCGGAAGAGGGTCCACAACCTCAAGTACTACACCTGGATCGAGCAGCAGGGCAGGGAGCTCAGCGAGCTCAACGACCAGTGGTACCGGTTCCCTGAATACTGGGAGGAGGTCCACGCGCAGGTGGATCAAATTGACGAGCTCATCACCGAGTTCAACGAGCGGACAGGCCTGCTGAAAATACTCTGA